In uncultured Desulfuromonas sp., the genomic stretch TTGGTTCCTGGGCCTGGGGCAGCTTGTTTCATGGCGCCGGCTGGCTTGAAGGGATGGGCTTCATCGACTTTGCCGGTTCAACGGTTGTTCACTCCGTGGGCGGCTGGTTGGCGTTGGCCGGTGCGATTGTTGTCGGTCCCCGCCTTGGCAAATATACCAAAGAGGGCAAGGTTAAGCCCATTCCCGGTCACAATATTCCCGTCGCATCTCTTGGTGTTTTTCTCCTCTGGTTTGGCTGGTATGGGTTTAATCCCGGCTCAACAACTACCGGTGATACCTCGATCGCCCTTATTGCCGTAACCACGACCCTGGCGGCTGCAGCGGGTGCCGTTGCCGCCATGTTGTTTACTTGGGTGAAGTTTGGCAAAAGCGATATCGGTATGACGTTGAATGGTGCGTTGGCCGGTCTGGTCGGGATCACAGCTGGGTGCGCCAATGTCTCAGTGCCCTCATCCGTAGTGATTGGTTTGATTGCCGGTGTCCTGGTGGTCCTGTCTGTTTTGTTCTTTGATAAAATTAAAGTGGATGATCCTGTTGGTGCGATTTCTGTTCATGGTGTTTGCGGTGCCTGGGGAACCTTGGCGGCAGGCCTGTTTGACAGCGCGGGTTTCTCGATACACACCATTGGAGTTCAACTGATTGGTATTGCCGCCTGCTTTATCTGGGCTCTCGGTGCCGGTTTGGTGTTGTTTAAAGCGATTGACCTTGTTATCGGCATGCGCGTGACGGCTGAAGAAGAGATGACCGGTCTCGACTTCTCCGAACATGGTGCCAGTGCTTACCCTGATTTTCATACGGTTCACTTAGGCAGTGGTGGTATGCCGGGTGGCCCAGGTGGGTCGACGGGGCAACCTGCTGCTGCATCTGAAGCCGTAACGGGTAAACCGATCACCCAAGTTTAACCCGTTAATCGGTCAACATGAATGTCTTGACCGGTGTACTGTTGACAAACACCCTCCGCATGCTGCATTTCGGAGGGTGTTTGTCTTTTGTCTGAACAGGTGGCGTGGTTGTGTGAGCGAATCGTTAAATTGATTGCTATTAAAAAAAGATCATGTTATCTAATTTGAGTGTAAGGGATGCATGGCGTAAAGTCTGTCGTGTAAATTAATTAGAAATAGAAACACATTAACTATTTAACGTTGGCCTGATGGATGTATCGGGCAATCGGATGTTCAGGTGGGCGATTGATGTGATCGAAAATAAACTAACATCCTCAACACGAACCCATAAATTGTTTCGCCATTGGCGCAGTTTTGTGGCGCCTTTTATCGGTGCAGCCCTGGTTTGTGTCATCTCTTATATTCAAAAAGTCAAATGGGGTGGTGATCTTCCTTATGATCTGGAAGGCTACGCGACACCGGCTTTGGTCGGGTGGGTGGCGGGCTCCCTTGTCAGTGTCGGTATCTGGCGTTCTCGGGAATTGATGTTTCGGCTGCAGCACACCTCCATGGCCTTGAAAGAACAGGCGGAAAAAAAGAGTCACATCCTCAATGCGGTGGGTGTGGGGATCTGTGAATTCGATGTGGATGGCCTTTGTTGTTATGCTAATCGCGAAGCGTGCCGGATGCTCGGGTACAGCTCTGTTGAAATGAGCGGTAAAAATATTTTAGCTCTGTTTCGTTATCATGATCGTTCTGGGCAGGATGTGACCCTTGAGCCCCTGTGGGCCCACCGAAAGTCCGATAACCAGTCGCGCGATACCCTCTATAAAGAAATTCTTTGGCAAAGAGAGCATGAGATGATCGCCACGGAAATTTGTATTTATCCGGCATTGAATGTAAAAGATGGCGGGATTCTGGTTTTTCGTGACACGTCAGTACGCCGGGCAATGCAGTCTAAAATTAATTTTCTGGAGAGTTGCGATCCTCTTACCCAACTCAACAACAAAAAGACCTTTATGTCCGAGTTGTCCACGATGATTGACCGGGTCCGTAACCAAAATGTAAGATATGCCCTGTTTCTGGTTGATATTGACCGTTTTCAAACGCTCTACGATACGTTGGGAAGCTATGCAAGCGATCAGTTGCTGATTCAGTTTGCCTATTTTTTACAGGGAACCGTTTCTGACCAGGATGTCGTTGCGCGAATCGGTGGTGATCGCTTTGCTGTGCTGAAAAAGGTGTCTGCCGAACAGGAAGCACGTTGTTTTGCGCAATGGCTGGTTACCGAATCCCAGTCTTTTGAGTTACCTTGGCATCTCGAAAATGTGACTTTGACCGTCAGTATCGGGGTGAAAATTATTGAACCCGGCGATGAGTCTGTCGACGATGTGTTCCTTGGTGCAGAGAAATCGTGTGGGCAGGCCAAAGCGGAGGGGCGCAGTCGCTTCAAAGTATACAATCCCCTTGCCCCGGTGTATCGCAAGCTGAATCGCCAGATCCGTGCGTTGCCGTTTATCCGTGAAGCCCTGCAGGATGATCTGTTTTTTCTGCGACGACAAAAAATCTGCCCCATCGGTAATGTCGCGACTCACGATGATTGTTATGAAGTGTTATTGTCGATGCAATTGGCCGATGGCAGCAGTCTGGCCCCGGAAGAGTTTTTGACCGCTGCCGAACGCTATGATTTGATGCCGTCGATTGATCGTTGGGTGATAAATCATTGTTTTGACTGGCTTGAAGAGGATGATGAACGTTGGCAGTCTCTTGATTTTATGGCGATTAACCTGTCGGGGAAAAGTTTCAACGACCCGACTTTCCTGGCGTATCTGGAAGCGAAATTACAACGTGCGAAGTTCCCTGCGCAAAAGATCTGTTTTGAAATTACCGAAACCGCTGCAGTGGAGAATGAAGCGCGCAGTGTCGCCTTTATCCATCGTATTAAACGGTTTGGCTGCCGTTTCGCTCTGGACGATTTCGGCAGTGGCATGTCGTCGTTTCGCTATTTGAAAAACTTTCCTGTTGATTTGATCAAGATAGACGGCAGCTTTGTCGTCGATATGGTAGAAAATGAGCTGTCACGGGAAATTGTTACCTCCATTCATAATATTGCCTCAGCCCTTGGGCTGAAGACCGTCGCTGAACATGCCGAGAATCAACAGACCCTGCACGCGTTGGAGGAGATCGGGGTTGATTTTGTCCAAGGCTTTGTGATCGAAAAGCCCACAGTGTTTTGTGTCGGCCAAGCTGTCGATTCCCCCGAGCCCTTGGCTCACTGCCACTAATCCATGTCGATTTGACCCGCCCGAATAGCTATGTTAGCATCGTAAACATATGGCGGCGTTCTCTCCGGGCGCTCCGACCATAGACCCGCTCATGAGGTGGACCGTTCAGGCCAGGTCTGTTCGGGACGAACCCTCTGTCTTAGGGGCAGCACTGGTTTGAGGCGAGCCGCTTCAACACCGGGTGCGGGTGGCCCCGTTGCTTTCAAAATTCCCAAAGATGTACGCTTCTCCAGGTCGTATTGAGACGAATTGTTTGTCGTTTTGTCGGCCATCCTCTGTTGTCGCAAGCCCTTCATTGCTGTTTGAGTGATCTCCTGTGGTTTTTGCGCCGCCCGTCTCTTCCCGGCACCCTGTTGTGGTGTATGTCTCATGATGATGTAGTCAATGAACAATCCGTGAAAGGAGGGGAGACCGTGGAACTCAAGGTGGTTGATGGCAATCTGACCAAAGCCATGCGTTTGATGAAATGAAAACTGCAACAGGAAGGGTTATTTCGTGAAATGAAGAAAAGGCGCTATTACGAAAAACCCAGTGCCAGACGAAAGCGCAAGCAAAAAGAGTCCCTGCAACGTGAACGGAAACGGCAACGTAAACTCGGCCGGCTCGATTAACGGAATCGATAGGTACAAAAGAGGACATACCATGACACCTAAGACCGCTGCTCTGAAAAATGACTT encodes the following:
- a CDS encoding ammonium transporter — protein: MKRLLSLILVGAFLALPVFALADEAAPITPDDVQNNLNFVWTLVAAFLVFLMQAGFAMVEAGFTRAKNACNIMMKNMMDFSVGALAFWAIGFGLMFGTTNGFFGTSDFFFSGASGDGEAWNYAFWMFQVVFAATAATIISGAVAERTKFSAYLVYSFFVSALIYPVFGSWAWGSLFHGAGWLEGMGFIDFAGSTVVHSVGGWLALAGAIVVGPRLGKYTKEGKVKPIPGHNIPVASLGVFLLWFGWYGFNPGSTTTGDTSIALIAVTTTLAAAAGAVAAMLFTWVKFGKSDIGMTLNGALAGLVGITAGCANVSVPSSVVIGLIAGVLVVLSVLFFDKIKVDDPVGAISVHGVCGAWGTLAAGLFDSAGFSIHTIGVQLIGIAACFIWALGAGLVLFKAIDLVIGMRVTAEEEMTGLDFSEHGASAYPDFHTVHLGSGGMPGGPGGSTGQPAAASEAVTGKPITQV
- a CDS encoding EAL domain-containing protein, coding for MIENKLTSSTRTHKLFRHWRSFVAPFIGAALVCVISYIQKVKWGGDLPYDLEGYATPALVGWVAGSLVSVGIWRSRELMFRLQHTSMALKEQAEKKSHILNAVGVGICEFDVDGLCCYANREACRMLGYSSVEMSGKNILALFRYHDRSGQDVTLEPLWAHRKSDNQSRDTLYKEILWQREHEMIATEICIYPALNVKDGGILVFRDTSVRRAMQSKINFLESCDPLTQLNNKKTFMSELSTMIDRVRNQNVRYALFLVDIDRFQTLYDTLGSYASDQLLIQFAYFLQGTVSDQDVVARIGGDRFAVLKKVSAEQEARCFAQWLVTESQSFELPWHLENVTLTVSIGVKIIEPGDESVDDVFLGAEKSCGQAKAEGRSRFKVYNPLAPVYRKLNRQIRALPFIREALQDDLFFLRRQKICPIGNVATHDDCYEVLLSMQLADGSSLAPEEFLTAAERYDLMPSIDRWVINHCFDWLEEDDERWQSLDFMAINLSGKSFNDPTFLAYLEAKLQRAKFPAQKICFEITETAAVENEARSVAFIHRIKRFGCRFALDDFGSGMSSFRYLKNFPVDLIKIDGSFVVDMVENELSREIVTSIHNIASALGLKTVAEHAENQQTLHALEEIGVDFVQGFVIEKPTVFCVGQAVDSPEPLAHCH
- the rpsU gene encoding 30S ribosomal protein S21 yields the protein MQQEGLFREMKKRRYYEKPSARRKRKQKESLQRERKRQRKLGRLD